AGTGCAGGGCTGGTCATAGACAAGTGGctgcattttgttatttttccttattttgttttccaaaaaggttttaaaaaattgtttcccttttcttcactctTCAAACATTCACtgatagagagaaagagagtgtgtgtgtttgtgtgtgtaagagaggAGGTCCTTACTCTCATTGTTTCCTTTCTAGTTTAGTGAGGCAGATATAAACACACAAGGTCATTTCAGCTGATTATGAATGAGAGAGATAATAAGGTGCCTAAGGAAAGCTTTGTATTGTCTGTAATTTACTCTAAAATACTTCTATCCAGATAGTGTGATGTAAATTTTGTGTGAGTCAATGTTAAGCTAAACCTTAGGCTCTGTGAAGTGTAGTAGGTTGAGTGTCCTGAAAAAGGACATGTCCAAGTCTTAACCCCCGGCACCTATGAATGTGacccttgtttggaaatagggtgtAGTTAAGAATCTTgaaatgagatcatcctggatttagggtaTGCTTataagagaagggagaggggcatCAGAGATGCAAAGTAGAGGACCATATGAAAACTGAggcaggcagagattggagtgatgcagctgcaagccaaggaacaccgaAGATTGCCAGCTGCCACCAGAAGCCAGGTAAGAGGCatagaacagattctccctcagtgCCTCCACAAGGAATCAACCCTACTGACACTGTGATTTTGGACTTCTTGGCCTCCAAAACAGTGcaagaatatatttctgttttacgCCAACCAGTTTTTGGTAACTTGttgcagcagccctaggaaactaataaatGGACTTTCCTAATGAGGAATTCACTCTCCAGAAGAGGTTAGTCATCATTTGACCCACTACAAGTTCTTTTCACCCACTACAAGTTCTTTAGCTCTTCATCTCCAATCACACTAGAGGGCTGATGGTTAGCAGAAGTAATGTGAGAAATTGTTTCAgtgataaaaacaataataatcaaGATGTGTGTTTCCAGCAGACACACATGCATGAATTGAGTGGGATACCCTAGTAACCCCAGTATCCTGTGGCTGCAGAATTGGCATCCTTGATGAAGGAATCAGTCTAACAGCTAAGGAAGATTCATTTATCTGCTCCCAGCTGGCTTATTAGTGGAATTCTGCCATCTGATTTTTATATCATCTGTCTCTAGTCTACTTTGTATGTAAGGTATTTGCTGGAATCCTTAAACAGGGGTTCTTAGCTTTTATTGTATTATGGATTTCTTTGAAAGTCTAGTTGACCCTATATACatcttcttaaaataaatttctaaatacataaagtaaaatatgagttttaataataaaacaatgccaggttaaaacagttttaaaaatattgtttgatACAGTAATATTTGTGCTTCTTTATTTGTGCTTCAAATAGCAAGATCAAAATTATAATATTCTGAGGTTGGGATGAGCATAAACAATATTTTGATATATCTGTAACCATGGTTAAGTACTAGGACTATAGCTATGGTTTTCATTGGCAATAAAGTCACAGGTATAGCTAATGCGACTGGTCTATTTGTTATattcaaaactgaaagaaatgctAACTTTCAGTTAATGGTTAGtgacagtatttttcttatcTAAGATTACTTTGTCAGTTGTGTGGAGAGTggattttagaaagaaaacactAGGAGCAGTGAGTCTAGTTAGAGACAGTaacccaggtgagagatgatgggggCTTGGACAAAAATGATGGCAGTGGAGATGACAAAAGAAGTCagacaataataaaatatttaggaaataaaatttccATATGTTGTCAAAAGATTGAAATGGAGGTTGAACAGAGATACtatcaaggaaaaaatacatttctggcTTGGACAACCATGTGATTGGGGTGGCCCCATGGATATAGGGAACATTGGAATTTGAAAACAGGTCTGTCAGGATACATTGGAAACCCTTGTGGAGAGAAATTTTTTGAGATGGATGAGCACCATCAGGGTGGTGATATTAAGTAAGCAGTTACTGGTCTGCAGTTCATGGAGAGCCCTGGACTGCAGATATAATTCGTGAATCATCTGCTGTAGGTATTTAGAGCAAGGGTATGACTTAGGTTGCCTAGAGAAAGAGTTTAGTGCTACAGTGTCCAATATGGTGGCCACTAGCCACTTGtggttactgagcacttgaaatgttgcATGAGATatgctgtaagtataaaatacacattgAATTTCAaagtcctaatttttaaaaatgtaaattattataatttaaccCTTATTACACATTGACATTTTAGATAAACTGGACTAAACAAAATATtggattaaaattaatttcacttttttttatgcTATGTGGGTACTGGAACGTTTAACGTGACATATGTGatcagtatttgtggcttgcattatatttctaccagacatttgtgaaattaaaaacttctgctagGATACTGTAAAAATAGACcacagaccaggagaaaatattttcaaatcatttatCTGAAACAGGACTTGTGtccaagaaaatagaaaaaagaatgctTGTaactaaacaataagaaaataacccaattaaagaaTGGGCAAATGAACTggacagacacttcaccaaacaAATTTACAGATGGTAAATTAGCATACCAAAAGATCCTCAATAtcatttattaggaaaatgcaaattaaaacaatgagatattaaACATCGATTAGAATGGATAACATCCAAAATATTGTACATTACCAAATGCTGAGGAGgctatggagcaacaggaacactcattcattgttggtagtaatgcaaaatggcacagccgctttggaagacagtttgacagtttcttataaagctaaacatactctTGAGCCTACCATCCAGCAACTGTGCCCCTGATAATACTTACCCAACTgacttgaaaacttatgtccgcacaaaaacctgcatgtgaATAGTTATATAACAACTTCATTCATAACGgctaaaaagtggaagcaactaAGATCACTTcattagatgaatggatagacaaactgtggtttatccatacaatggaatactagtcaacCATTGAAAGGAACAAGCTCTTAATTCACATAACAAAATGGGTGAATCTAAACACATGCTGCTAAGGCAAAAACCAGCGTGGAAAAACTGCATGCTTTTCAACTCAAGAGTTGACAAGGATTTGGGAGCTATACAGACATCTGCTGTTTCACAAGATCTTATGAGGGCAGCTGGGacccctgcttggagatgaagcCTCCCCTCCCAGACAATGTGGCACAGATGCCCCATCTGTTAACTCCTTGGATGATTCCCAGTTAAGATATTCAGAGGTTCTTGTAGGGGCTGTTTCTGTGCAGAAATGtagggcactttttttttttcctgtggagtTTTAGTACACATATTCTACCAAATGATactaaagtattttttaactatAAGGAAGACACACATGAGCACgaaatcttgtttttaaaagggaagaatgaaaaatgtaaattaacgAATTGAGTCCAGCTAAACCACTGGTTTGTGGGAAGTAGTAATAATTTgatctttttaaatgttaatttcagtGTCATTTGTCGCTTTTTAATGCTTGTCTGCTAAGAGTCCAGACGATCGTGACAGAGTAGATCTTGCACCCAAAGTCCCCTGACTTGATAAACACCCATTATGACCCAATTTGGAACATGTTAGTATTGGAGTCCAGTAATATAGGACACAAACACCAATTTAATGATCCTCTCATAAAACAAAATGCAAGTGATCCTATTATAACTTGGAAGAAAATTAACGCCCCCCAAAAATTCAGTCAGTGTTACTTCTGTTTGCCAGTTGGTTGTGGTTAGCCAGATTGTTTGACTCCAATATGGATTACTTGATATGGCAAGACCTCCACACTCCAATATCAAGCTGTTTTAAACAGCCTAGTTTAGACACCCCAATAATGTACAGATGACATCACCAGACCAAGGAACTATTGGACTCGAAATCTCAGCAGCTGTAGGGCATCTAACCTGATCCATAGGAAGAATTTTCACACACTACAGAAAATGTAGAGCGGAAGCAAAACAGCCTTAACGTTCCCATGTTGAACTTGCCTATGTTCTTTGTCTTTCCACAGCTTCAGTTCCCTTTCAGTCTCTTGATAGAAAGTACTTAAAGCAGGACATACCCCAAAGAAGAGCAAGCCACGTTTCTCATGGCACTCGGCCCATCCTCCCTGAAGACAGACTTAAAGGAGCTCCCTTCAACTCAGAGAGCTCTATTCTTTGACATGCTTACGAGACCCGGGATTTCACCTGAAATCATTCTGGTTAATAGTCACGTGAGAGGAACGAGTTACCTACGAATTTCTTAACCACACTAAaggcagcaaagtgaatctgatAAATAGTTACTAGCCTAACAGCTATAGCTCACTCTAAGAGTAAGCCTGCCCACATACACTGAGCAGCCAAGTAAAAAGCCTACAACTCTCTAGAAAGTTAAGTGGCTCTTAAAAGAGCCTTTGGGTTACAAAAGTCGCCTGGTGGCTGAATCTCTTTACTTGGAATTACTGTATTTAGTGATAGCCTTGGTGCCCTCGGACACCGCGTGCTTGGCCAATTCCCCAGGAAGCAGCAAGCGCACTGCTGTCTGGATCTCTCTGGATGTGACGGTCGAACGCTTGTTGTAATGCGCCAGGCGGGACGCCTCCGCCGCAATGCGCTCAAATATATCAGTAACAAAAGAATTCATAATGCTCATGGCCTTCGAAGAAATACCAGTATCCGGATGAACTTGTTTCAGTACTTTATAGATATAAAGTGAATAGCTTTCTTTGCGACATCTCCTgcgttttttctcctttttctgagTTTTAGTCACGGCTTTCTTGAAGCCTTTCTTGGAAATAGCACTACCCTTAAAACTCTGCTCCTGCTCCAGCATGATTAACCTACAGCTCTAAGACAGCAAACCAGTAGCAGCCGCTGTTCTGAAGCGTGATATTTATATGCGCGGAGCTCAGATGACATATTGGGCAGCTCACATCTGATTGGATAATGGGTAGTGGCGTGCATGTAAATGAGGTGATTTCAGTATGGTTCTCTGATTGGATATAAGGGTATCAGCCAATCAAATAGTAAATCACAACCCACCATACCTGCCCTAACGGTATTTCTTTCCATTATAACAGATCAGTATTGTTATAGTAACGTCTGGACGTGGCAAGCAGGGTGGCAAGGCACGTACTAAGGCCAAATCTCGTTCGTCCAGAGCCGGCCTGCAGTTCCCTGTGGGCCGAGTCCACCACCTTCTCCGCAAGGGCAATTACATCGAGCGGATTGGGGCCGGCGCGCCGGTTTACCTGGCAGCGGTGCTGGAGTACCTGACGGCCGAGGTCCTGGAGCTGGCGGGCAATGCGGCCCGTGACAACAAGAAGATGCGCATCATCCCGCGTCACCTGCAGCTGGCCATCCGTAATGACGAAGAACTCAACAAGCTGCTGGGCGGTGTGACCATCGCGCAAGGCGGCGTCCTACCCAACATCCAGGCCGTGCTGCTGCCAAAGAAGACCGAGAGCCACCACCACAAGGTCCAGTGCAAGTAACACCTCACAAATTGCAAAGCCAAGCGAGTAACCTGAACGTCTAAAGGAGAAAAGCCCCAAACTGAAACCAAAGCCGCTCACAATTACTGAGAAACAGCTTAGGTTTACAAAGAGACTACAGAGCAGTGACTGACTGGCACCAAAAAAGAACTGACCACAATTCCTAAGGCTAACAGAACTCTGGACTCTGAAAAGTATCTAGCTCCGGTGACTGACACCTCTGAAACAGtttaacttcataaaaatttttacAACAAAACTCGTGAACTTGGGTGTAAATTTTTTACATTTCAGAGTAGATAGAGCAAACATCCTGGCGGGCTCCTGGCG
Above is a genomic segment from Eubalaena glacialis isolate mEubGla1 chromosome 7, mEubGla1.1.hap2.+ XY, whole genome shotgun sequence containing:
- the LOC133095653 gene encoding histone H2A type 1-A-like translates to MGSGVHISIVIVTSGRGKQGGKARTKAKSRSSRAGLQFPVGRVHHLLRKGNYIERIGAGAPVYLAAVLEYLTAEVLELAGNAARDNKKMRIIPRHLQLAIRNDEELNKLLGGVTIAQGGVLPNIQAVLLPKKTESHHHKVQCK
- the LOC133095652 gene encoding histone H2B type 1-A-like, whose amino-acid sequence is MLEQEQSFKGSAISKKGFKKAVTKTQKKEKKRRRCRKESYSLYIYKVLKQVHPDTGISSKAMSIMNSFVTDIFERIAAEASRLAHYNKRSTVTSREIQTAVRLLLPGELAKHAVSEGTKAITKYSNSK